The genomic window CGTCAGCGCTTACCCGGCGCGACGTTACCCCGCCAAGACCACCCGTGTGGCCATTGGCTCCACCAAGACGGACAACGTGGTCACCTACACCACCACCCTGGCCGTGGACAACACCGACCTGAGCCTGCGCCCGGGTATGACGGCATCTGCCACCATCATTTCCACCGAGCGCACTGGCGTGCTGCTGGTGCCCAACACAGCCCTGCGGTTTTCCCCCTCGCGCGATGACAAAGAGGTCGGCGCAGGCGCACCTGCGGCTTCGTCCGGTGGAGGTGTGGTCTCCAAGCTGGTGCCGCGCATGCCACGGGGTGGCGGTGGACGCAAATCCGCCGGTGGGGCAGGTGTAGCGGCCAAACAGGTCTGGGTGCTGAAGGATGGGCAAGCGGTTGCCATACCGGTCACGGTAGGCATCACAGATGGCCGCATGACCGAGATCAGTGGTGACGGCATACAGGAAGGCCTGGCCGTCATAACAGACCAGCGCGCGGCAGGGGCTGAAAAGTGACCGAACAAGCAACCGAACCGCTCATCCGCCTACGCGGCATCACCAAGACCTATGGTGAGGGCACGACCGCATTCCAGGCACTGAAGGGTGTCAACCTCGACATTGAGGCAGGTGATTTTGTCGCCGTCATGGGCCCCAGCGGCTCAGGCAAGTCCACGGCGATGAACACACTCGGTGGTCTGGACACACCCACCACTGGTGAATACCTGTTCCAGGGCATGCATGTGGAAACGCTGACGCGCGACCAGCGTGCGCGGCTGCGGCGACGCTTCCTTGGTTTTGTGTTCCAGGGCTTCAACCTGCTGGCGCGTACCTCGGCGCAAGAGAATGTGGAGCTACCTTTGTTGTACCGAGGCGAATCGGCGGCCAACCGCCACGCCATGGCGGCCAAAGCATTGGAGTCGGTCGGCCTCAAGGGCTGGGAACACCACACACCGGCCGAGCTCTCCGGCGGGCAGCAGCAACGTGTGGCCATTGCCCGCGCCATCGTTACCGAACCGGCCGTGTTGCTGGCCGATGAGCCCACCGGCAACCTGGATACCCAGCGCAGCCGAGAGATCATGGAGCTGCTGTGGGGCCTCAATGTCAACCACGGCATCACCGTGCTGATGGTCACGCACGAGCCCGACATGGCGGCGTATGCCCGACGCATTGTGCGATTTGTGGACGGTGTGGTGGCCAGCGATGAGCGCAACCCGCACCCTGCTGGCATGAAAGATGGCCTGCAAAACGCTGCCACGCAAGAGGCCACCGCGCCCCAGGTGCACTGATGTTGCTCAACACCCTGATGCTGGCACTGCGCTCGATACGGCGCAACCTGATGCGCTCCTTCCTGACGATCCTTGGAATCGTCATTGGCGTCAGCGCCGTGATCACCATGGTGACGCTGGGCAATGGCGCCACGCTGGCCGTGCAAAACCAGATCTCCGGCCTGGGCACCAACCTCTTGCAGGTGCGCCCTGGTCAGCGCATGGGCCCGGGTGGCGGTGGCACGGCGCTGGCCTTCAAAGAGTCGGACGCTGAAGCCGTTGCCAGCCAGATCGGTGGCATCGCCGCCGTGGCACCCGAGGCGCGCACCAATGCCACGCTGGTGGCCGCTGGCCGCAACTGGAGCAGCAATGTCATCGGCAGCACCAACGACTGGTTGCTCACCGGCAACTGGAAGCTGGCCAGCGGCCGCGAGTTCTCTGAAGCCGAATTGCGCGGCGGAGCGGCGGTGTGCCTGATTGGTGAGACCGTGCGGCGCGAGTTGTTTGCCGGCCAGGCCGTGTTGGGCGCGCAGTTGCGGGTCAAACAAATTTCGTGCGAAGTCATTGGCCTCTTGGCATCCAAAGGGCAGGGCGCCTTTGGCAACGACCAGGACGACATGGTGCTGCTGCCCATACGCACACTGCAGCGGCGCATCACCGGCAATAACCGCGTCAACACCTTGCTGGTGTCCATGCAGGACGGCAGCGACCCCACGCGGGTCACCGCCGGCATCACGCAACTGCTGCGCGAACGGCGCAAGCTGGCCAGTGGTGACGAGGACAACTTCAATGTGTTGGATACCAAACAACTGGCCGACACACTATCCGGCACCACCAAGGTGCTGACCATGCTGTTGGGCGCCGTGGCCGCAGTGAGCTTGCTGGTGGGTGGTATCGGCATCATGAACATCATGCTGGTCAGCGTGACCGAGCGCACGCGCGAAATCGGCCTGCGCCTGGCCATTGGCGCGCTGGAGCGCGAGGTGCTGTTGCAGTTCCTGATAGAAGCCGTGGTGCTGGCAGCACTGGGTGGCTTGATCGGCATCGTGATCGCCACCGGTGCATCCATTGGCCTGGCCGCCTTGATGGAGGTGCCCTACACCTTCAACCTGGCAGTGAACGTGATGTCGTTTGTGTTCTCTGCCGTCATTGGCGTGGTGTTTGGCTACTTCCCGGCGCAGCGGGCGGCACGCATGGACCCGATTGATGCACTCCGCCATGAATAGATTGCTATTAAGTTTATAGCTATACAACTATATTTTTCGGGGGCTACAGCCATTATTTGCTTGTATGGTTTTGCATAAAGACCTCAAAAGCCGCCACCGCCATTGGCCGGGCAAACCAGTAACCCTGGCCAAAATCGCAACCTGCGGCCAGCAGCAAATCACGTTGCTCTTGTGTCTCCACCCCTTCGGCCACCACCCGCATACCCAGGTCATGGGCCAGCAAAATGATGGCCTTGCACAGTGCCAGGTCGGTGGAGGCGGGCTTGAGGTTGCGAACGAAAGACTGGTCGATCTTGATGAAGTCGATGTCAAATTTCTGCAGATAGGTCAGCGACGAATAACCGGTGCCAAAGTCGTCCAGCGACACGGCCATGCCCGCCGCGCGCAGTGCGCCCAGTTGTTGGGTCACATCCTCATTGGTATCCAGCAACAGGCCTTCGGTGATCTCGACCGCAATGCTGGAGCCACTTAAACCCAAAGACTGCAGGTGCAGGCTCCAGGCATCGAGGGTCTTTTCTGACCGGTGGAACTGCACCGGCGATTTGTTGATGCTGATCTGAAAATCGCTGCCATAGGGGCCACGCCACTGCACCACCTGCTGCGCTGCTTGCTGGAACACCCACTCGCCAATACCAATGATCAGGCCCGTGGACTCGGCAATGGGAATGAACTGCGCCGGGCTTACCGTGCCCCGCTGGGGGTGGTGCCAGCGCAGCAGGGCCTCGGCCTTGTGGATATGGCCCGTGGCCAGGTGCACGATGGGCTGGTACAACAACTCAAACTGCTGCTGTTGCAGCGCCGTGCGCAGGTCTGCCGCCAGGCGGGCACGCAACTGCGCGGCCTCTTGCAAGGCGGGTGTGTAAAAGCTGAAACGGTTGCGCCCCGCGCCCTTGGCCACATACAGCGCCTGGTCGGCGTGTTTGAGCAACTCTTCCACCACGGTGGCGTTGTGTGGGTACTGGGCCACACCAATGCTGGCGGACACAAAAACCTGCTCGCTGCCGAGCTGGAAGGCGCTGGCCAGGCGGGCCAGAATGTTGTGCAGCACCACCTCCACCTGCCGGGCATCGTGTGCACCACACAGCACCACGGTGAACTCGTCGCCGCCCATGCGCGCCACCGTGTCGTCGGGCCCTACGCAGTCCAGAATGCGCTGCGCGGCCTGTACCAGCAGCAGGTCGCCGTTGTCGTGGCCCAGTGTGTCGTTGACCTCCTTGAAGTGGTCCAGGTCGATGAACAACACGGCAAGGTCCTGTTGCGACTGCTGGCAGTGCTGTATGGCGGCGTCCAGCCGCTGGCGCAGCATGCGGCGGTTGGGCAGGCCGGTCAAGCTGTCGTAGTGGGCCTGCTTCCAGATCAGTGCCTCGGCGTTTTTGCGGTCTGAGATGTCGGTGTGGGTGCCCGTCATGCGCAGGGGTTTGCCCTGAGCGTCGCGGCTGATCACCATGCCGCGGGTCAGCACCCATTTCCAGGTGCCGTCCTTGCACAGAATGCGGTGCTCGTTGGTATAGGTTTCGGTCTCGCCGTCGAAATGCGCGTCGCGGTCGCGCTGCATCTGGGCCACGTCGTCGGGGTGGGTGCGGCCGTCCAGCGCGTCGGACCGGTTGGGAATCTCGTCTTCGGCAAACCCGTAAATCTCTTTGCAGCGGCGGGAGTAAAACTCAACGCCGGTCTGCACATACCAGTCCCATACGCCGTCGCCGGTGCTCTCCAGGGCCAGCTTCCAGCGTTCTTCACTTTCTGTCAGCGCCACCTGGGCCAGATGGCTGGCGGTGATGTCTTCTATCGTGCCTTCGTAGTAGAGCAGGGTGCCATCGGCGTCGCGCACCGCGTGTGCGGCCTCGCGCACCAGAATCTGGCCGCTGCGCCGCGGGCTCTGCACTTCGGACACAAAGTTGATGATGGCACCATCTCGGTCCAGCAGATCGCGCAATTCCTTGCGCCGCCGCGGGTCCACGTACCAGGCGTCGGAATCGGTGTTGATGGCCTCCAGCCATTGGGCTTCGGTTTCGTAACCATTCATGCGCACCAGCGCCGAGTTGGCGCGCAGCACCGCGCCGCTGGGGCTGGTGCGGTAGGCACCAATGGGCAAAAACTCGAACAGTGTGGACATATCCGCTGTCTACCAATCTTCTTTCACCGCCAGCACGGCGTCACGCCCGGCCGCCGCACGCCCGGCCAGCCAGGCCGTCAGTGTGCCAGCCACCACCACCGCAGCCGCCAGTGCCAACAGTCTAAGCGTGGGCAAGCTTAATTCCATACTCCAGTGGAAGCTTTGCGGGTTGACCACATGCACTAATACTACTGCCACCGCCAGCCCCAGGGCTATGCCGGCGATCGCGCCCAGCGTGGTCCAGGCCATGCCTTCGGCGGCCACCACCCGCAGCACCTGGCGGCGTGTCAGGCCCAGGTGTACCAAGAGGCCAAACTCCTTGCGCCGCGCCAGCACCTGGGCGCTGAAGGATGCGGCCACGCCAAACAGGCCTATGCCAATGGCCACGGCTTGCAGCCAGTAGGTCACTGCGAAGCTGCGGTCAAAGATTCGCAGCGTGGTGGCCCGTATCTCGCGCGCCGAGCCAAAGTCCATCAGGCGGCCGGCTTCACCACCCGGCGTGCCGGCCTGTGTGTTGGCCAGCTGGCGCAGTGATTGCTCGATGGCGGGGACATCGGCGTCGGGCTCCAACCAGAAGGCCAGGTCGTTGACCCGTCGGTCGCCGCTGAGCCGCTCAAAATCTGCTTGGTCGATGGCGATGGTGCCAAACTGGCGGGCATAGTCGCGCCACACGCCTGCTATGAAAAACGTAGCGTTACCGTTATATTTCTCGGGGGCTAGAGCCCTAAAATGCTCAGAAAGTGCCGGGTAAACGGTGCCAGGTCTGGCGCCGTGTAAGTCGGCCATGGCTTCGCTGACGTAAATGCCAATCTGGCCCGGTGGCACGGGCAGTGGCTCGCCTATCAATGGCAAGCCGTGTTTGGCTGCCGTTTTGCGCTCCAGGAATCTGGGCGGCAGAGCGCTCTGCTTCGTGTCCCCCGCCCGCTGCACGGGCTCCTCCTTTACCTGCGCAGAACGCTCTGTCGCCCAGATTCCCAGCGGTCTGGCGATCAACGAGACGGCAGGCAGTGTGGGGTCCGGCAGAAACTGCTGGTTGCGTTGGGTGGTCAGCCGCACCACACCGGGCAGGCGGGCCGCGGCCTGCACAAAGGCGGGCTCGAAGTAGGCCGTGTCTTGTGTGCTTGCGCTGGCCGCGCTGCGCACGTACAGCTCGGCGGGCAGCACGGTGTCCAGCCACTGGGTGATCGATGTGCGAAAGCTGGCCACCATCACCGTCAGCGCCACAGCCAGGCTGAGTGCAGCCACCACGCCGCTCACTGCCACCGCCGCACTGCCGCGCACGCGGCGCGCGCGCTCTACCGCCAGCAGCGGCAGGGCCTGGCGTGCCACCAGGGGTGCCACCCGGTCCAGCACCACACCCACCAGCCAGGGCAGGCCGGTGATACCGCCCACCAGGATCAGACCCACGCTCACATAGGCGGCCAGGGGCACACCGCCTATGGGCGGCAGCAGCGCCAGCAGTCCGCCGGCCAGCAGCAGACACACCGCCAGCACCACATGGTTGGGGTTGGACTGGGCCGTGCCCAGGCCTTTGAGCGTCTGCGCCGCCGGCAGGCCCTGCGCCCAGCGCGCCGGCCACCAGGCGCCCACCAAGGCGGCTGCCACGCCCAGCGCCGCAAACACAACCGCCGCCAGCGGGTTCCACTGCAAGGCCGGCGTGGCGCCAGAAAAATAGCCACCGCCCAGATCACCCCCCAAAAGCCGCAGGGCCAGTGCCGCCAGGCCACTCCCTAGTGCGATGCCCAGGGCGCTGCCCACCAGACCCAGCACCAGTGCTTCCAGCAGCACCAGGTGCAGGCGTTGCCGCCCAGTAAGCCCCAGTACACCCAGCAGCGCCAATTGGGGCGCACGCCGGCTCACGCTCAGGGCCAGCACCGAAAACACCAAAAAACCGCCGGTGAACAGCGCCACCAGTGCCAGCACTGTCAGGTTGACCCGGTAGGCGCGCGACAGGGTGGACATACGCTCCAGCGTGTCGCCCGGCTCCACCAGTTGGGCATTGCTCGGCCAGTCGGGAGCGGCCTGCACTGTGCGCACAAAGGCTGCGCGGTCCACACCTGCGCGCAGGCGTATGTCCAACCGGGTCAGGCGGCCGTTTTTTTCAAAAAGGTCTTGTGCCGCGGCAATGTCCATCACCGCCAGTGGTGGGCCCGCCGCGCGCACGCTGCCTGCTATCCGCACGGTCTTGGTCTGCAGGCCCCACTGCAGTTGCACCGTGTCGCCCGCGATGCGGCTGCGGGCGCTGGCGTTCAAAAAAACGTTGTCTGGCGCAAAAATGTCCAGCCGGTCGGCCGTAGCAGAGGGCAGGGGTATCAGATCGGGGTTGAGCTGCCCCACCTGTATGGCGTCCACACCCACCAAACGCAATTGCACCCGGGAGGATTCGCCGAGTTTGGAAGTCGCAGCCTGGGTGTCCTGTGCATTGAGCGCATAACTGCTGAGCTCCAGCACCGGGCTGGCCAGCGCCACATCGGGGTGTCGGGCCATGCGCGCCAGCAAGGCTTCGTCAATGCCTGCAGTGGCACCGGTGCGGGCACGTAGCTCCAGATCAGGCTGGCCACCCACTGAGCGCACGGCCTGCGCAAACTCGTCCAGGGCCGATGCATTGATCACATGCACCGCAAACGCCAGCGCCACACCCAGCATCACCGACACCACGGCCGCCGCATTGCGCCAGGGGTGTTTGCGCAACTCTTGCCAGGAAAAGGTGGTCAGCAGGGGCCAAAGCGGAGAAGACATGGCGCGATTGTGATGGGAAACCCAGGGCTGCAGGCGCGGCGCACTATAGTGCGGGCTGGTCAAAAGGGCACTGGCAAGGATAAAAAGACGATGAAGGTCATGGTACTGGGGGGTTATGGGAATTTTGGGGCGCGCATCAGCCGCGCCCTGGGCGGGGATGACCGCATCGAATTGCTGGTGGCCGGGCGTGATGGCAAGCAGGCTGCCGCATTTGCCGCCGCGCTGCCAGGCCGGGCGCAGGGTGTGGCCGTGGACATGCACAGCGCGGGTTTTGCCCAAGCGTTGCAAAACCACGGTGTGGGCTTATTGATCCACACCGCGGGACCCTTCCAGGGGCAGGACTATGCCGTGGCGCGCGCCTGTGCGCAGGCCGGCGTGCACTACATCGACCTGGCCGATGGTCGCCGTTTTGTGTGCGACTTTCCAAGGGCATTACACGCTGCGTTTGTGGACACGGGCCGTGTGGCCATATCCGGCGCCAGCACCGTACCCGCCTTGTCGTCAGCCGTGGTGGATGCGCTGTGCAAGGGCTGGCAGCGTGTGGACAGTATCGATATCTGCATTGCCCCGGCGCAGACAGCGCCGCGCGGCGTCGCCACTTTGCGTGCGGTGCTGAGTTACTGCGGCGGCCCCATCCAGGTCTGGAACGGCGGGCAGTGGCAGACCCATATTGGCTGGGCCAACCCGAAGCGTGTGGCGTTTCAGCGCCTGCGCCCCCGGCTGGGTGCGCTGTGTGATATCCCTGACCTGGAGCTTTTTCCGGCCCGATACCAGGTGCGGGAACGCATGGATTTTCGCGCAGCAGTAGAGGTGGGCCTGGCCCAACGGGCGTTTGCCGTGCTGGCCTGGCTGCGGCAAATTGGTCTGTTGAAGAATCCTTCAAGCTTGGCCGGTCTTCTCAACACCACCGCCAAGCTGTTTGACCCCTTGGGTTCTGCACTTGGCGGCATGGTGGTGCGCGTGGCGGGGCTGGATGCCGCTGGTAATCCCGCCAAACGTGCCTGGCATATTGCCGCCGACAACGACCATGGCCCCGAGATCCCCTGCATGGCCGCCATCTTGTTGGCGCGGCGCCTGGCCGGCGGTGAACCCATGGCCTGCGGTGCCTACGCCTGTGTGGGCTTGAACACGCTGGCCGACTTCGCGCCTGAGTTCGCCAAATGGGGCATGGTGACCGACGTGGTGGAAGAGGGCTGAGCCTGTGTCGCACCGCAGTTTTGACTTTGCCATGCCTGCACCTGCCGCGGTGGTTTTTGACGCCTTCCATTACCACCACTGGCGCCACCGCTGGGACAGTCTGGTTAGTGCCACTGCGGTGGAGGGGGGCGCGCCGTGCCCCTATGTGGGTGCGGTCACGCAAAACGCGGGCGGCGGCTGGATGCGCAACCTGTCCATGCGCACGCAGTTTGTGGCCTATGACCGGCCGCGCCTAGCCGCCGCGTCCATGCTGGGCCAGTCGTTTCCCTTTACACGCTGGGCTGCGTCCATGCGCCACAAGGATCTGGATAACGGGCAGTCTGTGCTGGTGTACACCTACACCTTTGAGGTGGGGCCGCGTTTTTTCGCCTGGATCATCCGGCCCTTTGTGGAACGCATGTTTGAGTACCAGACGCGCAAACGTTTTGGGCGCCTGCGCACCTATTTGGCAAGCCACGCGGGCGACATCACGCGTTGGCAGCAGGAGCAATAAAACATGGTGAAAAACGCTGAGCCCTTGGAGCAACGGTACCTGCGCCTGAGCCTGGTTATTGTCTGGCTGTGGACGGCGGTAGTGAGTGTGTGGGAGCTGCAAGGCCAAAGCCGTGGGCTTTTATTTGCAGGCGGTGTTTCAGACACGGGTGTGGCCAACGTCCTGGTGTTGGCAGGCGCCGCGCTGGACGCGATCTTGGGCTTGTGGCTGTTGCTGCGCCCCACGCGCCCAGCCTATCTGCTCGCTCTGGCCACCATGGTGGTGATGACACTGGTCGCCACGCTGCTAAGCCCTTACCTGTGGCTGCACCCGCTTGGCCCCTTGAGTAAAAACATTCCCATCGCCGTGGTGCTGTGGCTGCTGGCGCGCAAACCCGTATGAACACCTATTTGATTGTGAAGTGGCTGCACATCCTGTCCAGCGTGGTGCTGGTGGGCACGGGGTTTGGCACCGCGTTTTACCTGTTTTTTGCCAACCGCAGTGGCGTGGTTGCGGCGCAGGCCGTGGTGTCGCGCCTGGTGGTGCGGGCAGACTGGTGGTTCACCACACCGGCCATTGTGTTGCAGCCCGCCACCGGCCTGTGGCTCATGCACCTGATGGGTCTGCCCCTGAGCACTCCCTGGATTGTGTGGACGCTGGCCCTGTACGGCATGGCAGGCGTATGCTGGATTCCAGTGGTGTGGTTGCAGCTGCGCATGACCGCCATGGCGCAAGCCGCCCACGCCAGTGGCCAGGAGCTGCCCGCGTTGTACTGGCGGTATGCCCGCTGGTGGGAGTGCCTGGGTTACCCTGCGTTTGTGGCCATGCTGGCCATCTTCTACCTGATGGTCGCCAAGCCCGACCTGTAAGCGCCCAATGCCTCACCTCGAAATCGGATACCGCATGAAGCACAGCATTCAATCGTTGATGGTTGCAGCAAAACTTGTCTTGTTGCTGGCCCTGGGCTGCAGCGCCGCCCACGCTGCAGAGCTGCGGGTGTTGACCCACGCCTCATTTGCCCTGCCCAAACCCCTGCTCGCGCAGTTTGAAAAAGAAGCCGGCGTGACACTGCGCATCACCAAGGCGGGCGATGCCGGTGAGATGCTGAACAAGCTGATACTGACCCGCGCCAAGCCGGTGGCCGATGTCGTGTTTGGCATTGACAACGTGCTGGCCGCCAAGGCGCTGGGTGCGCAGGTGCTAGATGGTGTGGAGAGCCCGCCATCGGTCAAGCCACTGGGCGGTGTCAATACCGTCACGCTGCCTGCCGGCCTGGTTCCTGTGGACTATGGTTATGTCACGCTCAATTACGACAAGGCCTGGTTTGCCAAAAAGGGCCTGGCACTGCCGCGGTCGCTGGACGACCTGACCCAACCCGCCTACGCCAAGCTGCTGGTGGTGCAGAACCCAGCCACATCCAGCCCCGGCAACGCCTTCCTGCTGGCCACTATTGGCGCCATGGGTGAAGACAAAGCCTTTGCCTGGTGGGCGCGCATGCGTGCCAATGGCGTCAAGGTGGCCAAGGGCTGGAGTGAAGCCTATTACACCGACTTCACCCACAGCGGCGGCTCGCGCCCGCTGGTGGTGAGTTATGCCAGCAGCCCGGCGGCCGAGCTGTTCTACAGCAAGAACAAGCTGACCGAGCCGCCCACGGCCAGCCTGGCCTTGGCGGGAGCGGTGTTCCGCCAGGTGGAGGGTGTGGCCCTGGTCAAGGGTGGCAAGGAGCGCGCGGCGGCTATCAAGTTTATCGAGTTCTTGCGCGCGCCCGCCGCGCAGCAGGGCCTGCAAACCGAGATGTGGATGTTCCCCGCCGATGCCACTGTGCCGCGTGTGGAAGCCCTGCGCCAGGCCGTAGAGCCCACCCGGCACGACAGCCCCGGCGCACAAGCCATTGCCGACAAGGGCGCCGAGTGGGTGCGGCGCTGGACCAAGGTTGTGCTGAAGTAATCCACCACCATGGTGTCAACAAACCGCACACGCCTGGCCCTTGCCGCCTTTCCGCTGGCATTTTTGCTGGTGGTGCTGGTGGCACCCGCGCTGCGCCTGTTGTTGGAAGGCGGGCAAGTCTCACTGTTGGCGCCGCTGCAAGAAGCCTATTTGCGTTGGCGTCTGGCCTGGTCTTTTCTGCAAGCGGCAGTTTGTTGCGTGGTGGCCTTGGGCCTGGGTCTGCCGGTGGCCTGGGTGCTGGCGCGGTTTGACTTTGCGGGCCGCACGCTGGTGCTGCGCGCGCTGATGCTCCCGTTTGTGGTGCCCACCCTGGTGGCGGCTATGGGTGTGCTGGCGCTGCTGGGGCCGCAGGGCCTGCTGCACAGCTGGGGCGGACCCGATTTGCAGGGTGGCCCGTGGCTGCTGATCTACGGCAATCTGTTTTTCAACCTGTGCCTGGTGGTGCGTGCCGCCACCGAGGCACTGGGCCAGGTCAGCGCATCGCGCGTGGCGGCAGCGCGCACGTTGGGTGCCACGCCGTGGCGGGTGTTTGTGCGGATTGAGTGGCCGGCCATTGCGCCCTGGCTGGCGTCTGCCATGTGCCTGGTGTTCCTGTACTGCGCCTGCGGGTTTGGTCTGGCGCTGGTGCTGGGCGGGCAGGAATATGCGACGGTGGAGGTGGAGATTTACACCCTGGTCGCGCACGAGCTGCAGCTGGCACAGGCCGCGTCGCTTGCGCTGTGGATGCTGGCGCTGACTGGTTTGGTGGCACTGGCCTATGCCCTGATCGAGCGGCGCCTGGCCGCTCCGGCGCGGGCGGACACCATCGCCCGACGCAGGCCGCAGGGTGTGCTGCAGTGGGCCAGCCTGTGGGCGGCGCTGGCCGTGTTGGCCCTGTTCTGCGCGGCACCCTTGCTGGCCATTGTGTGGCGCGCACTGGCCGCGGGCGCGGTGGCCTGGAGCGTCTTGTGGGACGCCGCCACGCTGGCCGCGTTGTGGAACAGCCTGCGCTTCACCGTGCTGGCCGTGCTGCTGGCAACCGCGCTGGGCCTGGCCCACGCACTGGCTGCACGCAAGTCTTTGCTGCTGCGCACGCTGGTGTTTTTGCCCTTTGTGGTGTCACCTGTCATGGTGGCCTTTGGCCTGCTGCTGC from Rhodoferax sp. AJA081-3 includes these protein-coding regions:
- a CDS encoding ABC transporter ATP-binding protein, whose translation is MTEQATEPLIRLRGITKTYGEGTTAFQALKGVNLDIEAGDFVAVMGPSGSGKSTAMNTLGGLDTPTTGEYLFQGMHVETLTRDQRARLRRRFLGFVFQGFNLLARTSAQENVELPLLYRGESAANRHAMAAKALESVGLKGWEHHTPAELSGGQQQRVAIARAIVTEPAVLLADEPTGNLDTQRSREIMELLWGLNVNHGITVLMVTHEPDMAAYARRIVRFVDGVVASDERNPHPAGMKDGLQNAATQEATAPQVH
- a CDS encoding ABC transporter permease, yielding MLLNTLMLALRSIRRNLMRSFLTILGIVIGVSAVITMVTLGNGATLAVQNQISGLGTNLLQVRPGQRMGPGGGGTALAFKESDAEAVASQIGGIAAVAPEARTNATLVAAGRNWSSNVIGSTNDWLLTGNWKLASGREFSEAELRGGAAVCLIGETVRRELFAGQAVLGAQLRVKQISCEVIGLLASKGQGAFGNDQDDMVLLPIRTLQRRITGNNRVNTLLVSMQDGSDPTRVTAGITQLLRERRKLASGDEDNFNVLDTKQLADTLSGTTKVLTMLLGAVAAVSLLVGGIGIMNIMLVSVTERTREIGLRLAIGALEREVLLQFLIEAVVLAALGGLIGIVIATGASIGLAALMEVPYTFNLAVNVMSFVFSAVIGVVFGYFPAQRAARMDPIDALRHE
- a CDS encoding bifunctional diguanylate cyclase/phosphodiesterase; protein product: MSTLFEFLPIGAYRTSPSGAVLRANSALVRMNGYETEAQWLEAINTDSDAWYVDPRRRKELRDLLDRDGAIINFVSEVQSPRRSGQILVREAAHAVRDADGTLLYYEGTIEDITASHLAQVALTESEERWKLALESTGDGVWDWYVQTGVEFYSRRCKEIYGFAEDEIPNRSDALDGRTHPDDVAQMQRDRDAHFDGETETYTNEHRILCKDGTWKWVLTRGMVISRDAQGKPLRMTGTHTDISDRKNAEALIWKQAHYDSLTGLPNRRMLRQRLDAAIQHCQQSQQDLAVLFIDLDHFKEVNDTLGHDNGDLLLVQAAQRILDCVGPDDTVARMGGDEFTVVLCGAHDARQVEVVLHNILARLASAFQLGSEQVFVSASIGVAQYPHNATVVEELLKHADQALYVAKGAGRNRFSFYTPALQEAAQLRARLAADLRTALQQQQFELLYQPIVHLATGHIHKAEALLRWHHPQRGTVSPAQFIPIAESTGLIIGIGEWVFQQAAQQVVQWRGPYGSDFQISINKSPVQFHRSEKTLDAWSLHLQSLGLSGSSIAVEITEGLLLDTNEDVTQQLGALRAAGMAVSLDDFGTGYSSLTYLQKFDIDFIKIDQSFVRNLKPASTDLALCKAIILLAHDLGMRVVAEGVETQEQRDLLLAAGCDFGQGYWFARPMAVAAFEVFMQNHTSK
- a CDS encoding FtsX-like permease family protein gives rise to the protein MSSPLWPLLTTFSWQELRKHPWRNAAAVVSVMLGVALAFAVHVINASALDEFAQAVRSVGGQPDLELRARTGATAGIDEALLARMARHPDVALASPVLELSSYALNAQDTQAATSKLGESSRVQLRLVGVDAIQVGQLNPDLIPLPSATADRLDIFAPDNVFLNASARSRIAGDTVQLQWGLQTKTVRIAGSVRAAGPPLAVMDIAAAQDLFEKNGRLTRLDIRLRAGVDRAAFVRTVQAAPDWPSNAQLVEPGDTLERMSTLSRAYRVNLTVLALVALFTGGFLVFSVLALSVSRRAPQLALLGVLGLTGRQRLHLVLLEALVLGLVGSALGIALGSGLAALALRLLGGDLGGGYFSGATPALQWNPLAAVVFAALGVAAALVGAWWPARWAQGLPAAQTLKGLGTAQSNPNHVVLAVCLLLAGGLLALLPPIGGVPLAAYVSVGLILVGGITGLPWLVGVVLDRVAPLVARQALPLLAVERARRVRGSAAVAVSGVVAALSLAVALTVMVASFRTSITQWLDTVLPAELYVRSAASASTQDTAYFEPAFVQAAARLPGVVRLTTQRNQQFLPDPTLPAVSLIARPLGIWATERSAQVKEEPVQRAGDTKQSALPPRFLERKTAAKHGLPLIGEPLPVPPGQIGIYVSEAMADLHGARPGTVYPALSEHFRALAPEKYNGNATFFIAGVWRDYARQFGTIAIDQADFERLSGDRRVNDLAFWLEPDADVPAIEQSLRQLANTQAGTPGGEAGRLMDFGSAREIRATTLRIFDRSFAVTYWLQAVAIGIGLFGVAASFSAQVLARRKEFGLLVHLGLTRRQVLRVVAAEGMAWTTLGAIAGIALGLAVAVVLVHVVNPQSFHWSMELSLPTLRLLALAAAVVVAGTLTAWLAGRAAAGRDAVLAVKEDW
- a CDS encoding saccharopine dehydrogenase family protein — encoded protein: MKVMVLGGYGNFGARISRALGGDDRIELLVAGRDGKQAAAFAAALPGRAQGVAVDMHSAGFAQALQNHGVGLLIHTAGPFQGQDYAVARACAQAGVHYIDLADGRRFVCDFPRALHAAFVDTGRVAISGASTVPALSSAVVDALCKGWQRVDSIDICIAPAQTAPRGVATLRAVLSYCGGPIQVWNGGQWQTHIGWANPKRVAFQRLRPRLGALCDIPDLELFPARYQVRERMDFRAAVEVGLAQRAFAVLAWLRQIGLLKNPSSLAGLLNTTAKLFDPLGSALGGMVVRVAGLDAAGNPAKRAWHIAADNDHGPEIPCMAAILLARRLAGGEPMACGAYACVGLNTLADFAPEFAKWGMVTDVVEEG
- a CDS encoding SRPBCC family protein gives rise to the protein MPAPAAVVFDAFHYHHWRHRWDSLVSATAVEGGAPCPYVGAVTQNAGGGWMRNLSMRTQFVAYDRPRLAAASMLGQSFPFTRWAASMRHKDLDNGQSVLVYTYTFEVGPRFFAWIIRPFVERMFEYQTRKRFGRLRTYLASHAGDITRWQQEQ
- a CDS encoding DoxX-like family protein: MVKNAEPLEQRYLRLSLVIVWLWTAVVSVWELQGQSRGLLFAGGVSDTGVANVLVLAGAALDAILGLWLLLRPTRPAYLLALATMVVMTLVATLLSPYLWLHPLGPLSKNIPIAVVLWLLARKPV
- a CDS encoding DUF2269 domain-containing protein, translating into MNTYLIVKWLHILSSVVLVGTGFGTAFYLFFANRSGVVAAQAVVSRLVVRADWWFTTPAIVLQPATGLWLMHLMGLPLSTPWIVWTLALYGMAGVCWIPVVWLQLRMTAMAQAAHASGQELPALYWRYARWWECLGYPAFVAMLAIFYLMVAKPDL
- a CDS encoding thiamine ABC transporter substrate binding subunit encodes the protein MKHSIQSLMVAAKLVLLLALGCSAAHAAELRVLTHASFALPKPLLAQFEKEAGVTLRITKAGDAGEMLNKLILTRAKPVADVVFGIDNVLAAKALGAQVLDGVESPPSVKPLGGVNTVTLPAGLVPVDYGYVTLNYDKAWFAKKGLALPRSLDDLTQPAYAKLLVVQNPATSSPGNAFLLATIGAMGEDKAFAWWARMRANGVKVAKGWSEAYYTDFTHSGGSRPLVVSYASSPAAELFYSKNKLTEPPTASLALAGAVFRQVEGVALVKGGKERAAAIKFIEFLRAPAAQQGLQTEMWMFPADATVPRVEALRQAVEPTRHDSPGAQAIADKGAEWVRRWTKVVLK